The Arabidopsis thaliana chromosome 5, partial sequence genomic interval TAACTTACCTTTCTTGTCTAGTAGTCCTTGAATTATGGCGAATGACTTGGCTCAAATCCATCAAGAACTAAAGCTCAAACCTGTAAGGCCATTGATAGCTTCAAACTTGTTGCAGACCTGACGCATTCATGGTGCACATACTAGCTAGTGGTAGTCACACTCTTTACTTGGACAATTGTAAAAGTGGTTGAATTGGTTTCTTCGTTTTTGACCGCAAACAATGtatcaatttaattttttcataaatcaaaAACCGTGAAATAAATGATTGATGCATAcaaaaagcatatatataaatctgaTACGATAAAGACAGGTAAACATCTTAGTAATTTATGTATTAgtaaacaaacattaattatATCTAGCTAACAACTATATAATTTGAaccttaattatattttaggtAATGTCTATAATTAGTAGGTTGATTAGatgtttttaagaacaaatcatAGTCTCTATCGTATCAATCAAAATGGTTAATATACATTCATTTTTATCAGAAAAGAGATGTTCAACTTCCACCTATATACTATTTACATTATCGTGGGACTGTGCCGCCTAAATTTATATCTCATGAATTGAAACCCATGCATGATTTTGTGCATGAAGGGATATCTATCTATCTAAAtcgaatatatattttcacataGATTTGTAAATGTCTATCTCAGAACTTTTAGCAATTCGTCGGTCTATGTATTTATTTGAGTAACAACAATATAATTAGTTGGTACACTATTCAAAAATTCACGAAATTGTTtctgataacaaaaaaaaaaagaaaaaaaataacagatCGAAAAAGAAGACATCACTGAATCTGAAGATCTTTGGTGATAGATCGCTGTGTTTGGTTTAAGGGACCATTGCAGATTGTGGCGCCACATCTTCAttgtttgagtttgagaaacTCTCAAATACCATGTAGTTTAgttgatttctcttctttaaccgAAGCTAAACTCGACATATAGTTTGGTGGAGCTGAACCTTGAAGCCAGATTGTCTTCAAGACATGGTGCTAAAGATGCTAGAAAAGTTGCAGAACGTACAGAACCTTACTATTGGGGAAGTCTTTCTTCAGATATGTTTAGCCATTCTTGCATTCTCTAAAGCCTATAGAGAACTCACTACTATGTTGCAGAGTCACTCGAGATTATGGTTGATGGATAAGTTTTCATCATTTAGGTGCTGCTTCAGTATTCACTATCTTTCTCTGTATatcttttgttagattttATGCCTTGCCGAGCTCAATGGTGTTCATTTTCCGACATTCAAGGTCAAATCATTGACTCTTAGATCAATGATCTTCCAATCTCTTCAACACTTGGATTAACGAAGCTAATGCCTGAGCTCATGTCTTTGTTTGTGGAATTTGTGCTCAGAACTGCATCTGGAGACAATAATTGTACGCGTGGGAAGTGACCTTAATGAAACAAGGTTTAAAGAACTGCATCAGGTGGATTCAACACTTCCTCGCAGCAATAATGTCTCCATTGTGATATTAGATTAAGTTCATTGTATGCTTCATAGGGGGTTTAATAAATCTTGGATCACGTGGAATGTGTTTACATTGAATCACTGAGATAACCTCTTGGGAAAGTTGTCTAGCTAGATTCAGTTTTTGTAAGGAATTGGTCAATTTGTCATTTCTTGAGATGCTTTTGTATATGAATTGGTCATGTGTTTCCTTTGGTTTTCGTGAATTACTCTTAACTAATAGTCAAAGTATACATAATCGTTTACGGTCCAACCATTGCCCCCTTGTCTCTCTGTATGTGATAATGTGCATGTGTTCACATATAAAGTCTTCGAGATAAGAAATGGTCAGTTAAGgatattgaaagaaaaatctacaCATAATAATgataagttaaaaaaaatagctacatgtatataaataaatcaagtTGTTTGCGCACTCAAAGAAACCATCacaagtgtgtgtgtgtataaatCAAACTCTTCTAATGGCTTCAATAAGCTTATTCGAAGCTTCCATAGCCATCTTTTGCTTTATCATCCTTCACTTCTTCCTTGGGAACTGGCCGGTTCTCGGGATGCTTCCGGGTCTGCTCTTGGAGTTCCATCGGATCTATGACTTCAGCGTGGAGGTTCTCGAGAACTCTGACTTGACATTTCCATTTAAAGGCCCATGGTTCACTGGTATGGATATGTTGTTCACTGTTGATCCAACTAATATTCATCATATAATGAGCTCAAACTTCTCCAATTACACCAAAGGTCCCGATTTCAAACAagtgtttgatgtttttggaGATGGGATACTCACAACAGACGATTCAGAGTTATggaagaatctgaagaaaGCTTCTCTAGTGATGCTCAACCATCAAGGGTTTCAAAGTTTGTCAATGAGTACCACGAGAAGTGCTCAAGGATGGGCTTGTTCCTCTTTTCAATCATTTTGCAGAGAATGGAACGGTGGTGGACTTGCAAGATGTGTTCAAAAGGTTTATGTTTGATACGACTCTAGTGACAGTAACCGGTTCTGCTGATCCTAGATCTCTCTCCATTGAAATGCCAGAGGTTGAGTTCGCTAAAGCTCTCGATCATGTAGGAGAAGGGATTATGCATAGACATGTTAGACCGAGACTCTTGTGGAAGTTGCAAAAATGTGTTGGATTTGGACAAGAGAAGAAGTTTTCAAAAGCTGACGCCACTTTAAATCAAGCGTGTGCAAAGTACATattagaaaagagagaagagacaagaTCACAAGGTTTTGATTATCATTCCAACGGATCAGAAAGTGAGGATATATTGACATACCACATAAAGATAGATACAACCAAGTACGAGCTGTTGAATCCGAGTGATGATAAGTTCCTCAGAGACACCATCTTAGCTTTCGTTCTAGCAGGAAGAGATACCACTGCTTCTGCCCTCACTTGGTTTTTCTGGCTTTTGTTGGAAAACCCTCAAGTTGTCACTAAAATTCGCCAAGAGATCAACACAAGTAATGGTGGCCAAGAGAAGCCATCTTGTGAACCTATGGAGTACTTGAATAACTTGGTATATTTACATGGCGCGTTGTATGAAGCAATGAGACTCTATCCACCGGTTCCATTCGAGCGAATGTCTCCTATAAAACCAGATGTGCTTCCAAGTGGGCACAAAGTTGACTCAAGTATGAAGATTTTGATCTTTATTTACGCGTTGGGGAGGATGAGAGCCGTATGGGGAGAAGATGCATCAGAGTTTAAGCCAGAGAGATGGCTTTCAGAGACAACTAGCTTGAGACATGAGCCTTCTTTCAAGTTCTTAGCATTTAATGCAGGTCCAAGAAGTTGCATAGGTAAGCAACTAGCTATGACTCTAATGAAGATAGTGGTCGTGGAGATATTACAAAACTATGATATTAAGGTTGTCAAAGGGCAGAAGAAGATTGAACCAGCTCCTGGTCCTATTCTTCGCATGAAACATGGTCTTAGAGTTACACTTACTAAGAAGTGTTGATCGTtaaattaagaataaaaatcatttgaaaTCATATGTAGCCTAATTAAGAATGATTCTCTCTACCTTGGTTACAAGATTATACTGCTTATATTTGATTGATGATGTGATTTCCTCATCACAGCTCTTTTAATGTACGGAAGATTCCATACTTATCAACTGagacttttatttttatgattggtGTGTGTATAATTTATCTggttattagaaaaaaaaaatccataaagGATGACATCAAAAAGGAGAAGATATGTTTGTTGGACTAAGTTTGTGCACTTTTTCTCTGTAGACATACCAAAAACAGAGCCACTCACTCAGTCACATCTCACATGTCGCTTTCTGCATGTAATATGTCTCGTCAGATTTTCAGGGTCAAACGGTGTTTTTGTCTCGTTTTTAGTTTCACAGAGACCAAAAGATCAAAGAGATATATGTGCTTGTACAGTTGGGATGTTTATACCATAATGCAACAGCTTCACATTAATTTGACACTTTCCCACACAACAATAATGTTAGTTTCTTGAACCCATGTGAGTTTTGCAGTAGGTAGGCTATACTAGGAATAGCAGACTGAACAATAAAGGAACTAAGCAAGATATAGAATCTAACTAAAGAatgcaaaaaaacagagtgaatATTTACTGAAACACATAAGccaaagcaacaaaaacaagatcaagGTACCAAAGTTCCTCAggcatatacatataaaaaaagataaatatgtaatgaagaaaaaaaacagtaattcCTTTGTCTTTTGTGGATctgtgaatttgtttttcgttGTATGGTCGAGCCAAATGGTTATGTTGGGCCttagccttttttttttttttgggggcaAACAAGACCTTGGACTTTATAATAGTTATTACTTCTTTGTTTACtatagttctttttttcgtAAATGGAAATTTATTAGTAATATATTTCACctattaaaaaattgtttacttGATTAataggaattttttttacaaaaatatataacacaaaCATCGAGAAGCctaaacatatacatatcttGATAATTTAATCTGCAATAATTTCTAAAATCTAAtgatatactatatataatattattagtaTGTTTTACATCAGAATTTTTTGTCTTACTTAGtagaacaaaatttagataaaaGAACACTTacgtaaaaaaaacataatactAGTCCTTTTGcatcaatatcatcaaatatattatataaatgatcgaaatattatataaacaatcaataaaaacaaacctagtcatatgaaaatattacattataaaaaaaaagttattttttatgtcaaaaaaatcattcactTCGTAatagtcaaacaaaaatgacatctgttaaaaagataaaaaaaatgacacctgtaacatgttttaaaagttactTTCATTCGttagaaattattttatcttttacttcatttttttttggtctttattcccagaaaaaaaaaatatttatacagaAAGACAGCGTCTCCGCGACGGTTGAAATCCCTAGCCACCACTCTCTGTCTGATTCTCCCCTCCCCGCCAAAACATGATAACTGGCGATTCAATCGACGGTATGGATTTCATCAGCTCTCTACCTGACGAGATTCTCCACCATATCCTCTCCTCTGTTCCGACCAAATCCGCGATCAGAACCTCTCTCTTGTCCAAACGGTGGAGATATGTTTGGTCCGAGACACCTTCTCTCTCCATTGATTGCCGTAGAGCCGATCCTAATTCGATCGATAAAACTCTATCTTTCTTCTCCGCTCCCAAAATCACAAGCTTTCATCTTCATACAACCTTACTCAACAGGATTGATTCTGTTAATGGCTGCATCGAATTCGCCATTTCTCACAACGCAGAGAAGCTTTCACTGGAGTCTCGTGATTATCGTGTCAGAAATTACAAGTTTCCTGATTTCTTCTACACCAATTCATCTGTGAAGCAACTCTTTGTCGACTCTGGATCTGTTCATTTGATTCCCAGATGCACTGTCTCTTGGACTTCTCTAAAGAACTTGTCTTTGAGCAATTGCACACTTTCTGATGAATCATTTCTTAAGATTCTTTCTGGTTCTCCACTTCTGGAAAGCTTGGAGTTGTTGTATTGTGCTGAATATATGTGTCTTGATCTGAGTCAATCACAGCATCTAAGAAGATTGGAGATTGACCGTAGCGATTGGTTTATGGGGCCAACGAAGATTGTGGCACCGCATCTCCATTGTTTGAGATTGAGACACTCGAGATTACCATGTAGTTTAGTTGATGTCTCTTCTTTAACCGAAGCTGACTTGAACATTTACTTTGGCGATCTTAAAACTGTTACCGCTGGTTTTCTTCAACACAATGTGGTCAAGATGCTACAAATGTTGCAGAATGTAGAGAAGCTTACTATTGGGGGTACCTTTCTTCAGGTTCGTTAGCCATTTTTCTGCCTTCTCTAACACATAGAAATCTGTATGTTGTAGAATCACATAGCATGCTCTTTTAGAATCAGTTGGTTTTGCATAGGCAGATATTGGTTGATCAGGCTTTGATACTCAGATTCATGATTACCTACTAAGTATTTGGTCAATGGCTCTTGTCTTGTTGTGCtttggttatttattttgcTGAGGTTTGTGTTTGGTATGTTGAACTATATTTGCATTGCCTTTCAGATGTTATCTCTTGCCGCGCTCTGTGGTGTACCTTTTCCGACGCTCAAGGTCAAAACTTTGACTCTCGAAACGATGATTATTCGGTCTGTTATTCCTGGTATAACAAAGCTACTACGGTACACACCTGGATTACGGAAGCTAACAATTCACACTGTGAAATGCAGCAGCATATCGGTCGGTATCTTTACCATGAAACCTCTTTTACTCTCCTTCACATATATGATCATAGTAACTATGACAAAATAGTGTTTATCCAAGAACCATGATGAAGTTTTTTGACACTCTTTTTGTATACAAGTTATTAGTTTGCATGATGAAATCCATTTTTCTGTTTGACAGGAATTGCATCTCAATGACTACTTGCGTAAACATAGCTTGAATCAGCGTCAATGCTGGAGATCAAAAGACTCGGTCTTCCCGGGCTCTCTTGAGACCATTTCGATGTTGGCGAGTAAACACGCAGAGTCCAATCTCGTGGCTTTGTTCATGGAACGTCTACTGAAAAGTACAAAAAGTCTAGAAACCATGGTTGTACTCTTGGTAGATTACCTTGATGCATTGGGTTTTGAAGAACTTCTTGCAATGGCTACAACACTTTCTCACAACAATGATGTCTCTGTTTTGATCAAACGAAGCTATATAAAGTATGTATCCAACACTTTCCCTCAACGATAGTGTCTCGATTGATCAAAAGCAAATGCCATTGTTAAATATGTATCATTAGATTTTCGACCTTGTATACTGAATCTGTAAATCAGATTAGTTGTATTTCTAACTTTCAATGAAATTTCTgtagctttttgttttgtttcgtgTCACTTCTTCAAATCCGATCCAACTTGAAGTGATGTTTTATCGACGATCGAATTTATCAATTTGATATCCATCAAGAACTAACTAGAGATTTACGGACGATTGGTAACGACGGTTACTGGGAGTAGAGATTAGAAAAGTAACTACCATTACCAATCAGTCGAGTGAAAAATTACATTTAATGTCAATGGAGcgaataataattaagaagattTTTAATCTAACCTTAATGAAAAAGAGATTCTAAAGCCAtgactttttgaaaaatgaaagaaattaaaatggCTATAAAAGATAGTGACTTTAGAaactctaaaataaaaaataagtaaaagtCTTGATTGGCAAAATTTtagcttttaaattttaatacctctaaaaaaagaaagtaaaagtcTTTAAATTCTCTACCAATCACCCCCAAATTTGTTTAGATTTATatcaaaatctacaaaacagTTTAGACTTTTtaattgttgacaaaaaaagtttactttttaataCTAACAAATAGTCATAAATTTAAATcctaaaattaaatttaatactaaaaaagtTTAGACTTTTGATATTCACTATCTTCTTATACTTTTGTgtcaaatttttgttaaattttatctAAATCCGAGCTCCATGGTGTTCTTTTACCGACGCTCAAAGTCAAAAATTTTGACCATTATGCGACCTGTGGTTCCTGGTAACAATTTACACAATGCAGTTC includes:
- the CYP96A13 gene encoding cytochrome P450, family 96, subfamily A, polypeptide 13 (''cytochrome P450, family 96, subfamily A, polypeptide 13'' (CYP96A13); FUNCTIONS IN: electron carrier activity, monooxygenase activity, iron ion binding, oxygen binding, heme binding; INVOLVED IN: oxidation reduction; LOCATED IN: endomembrane system; EXPRESSED IN: sperm cell; CONTAINS InterPro DOMAIN/s: Cytochrome P450 (InterPro:IPR001128), Cytochrome P450, conserved site (InterPro:IPR017972), Cytochrome P450, E-class, group I (InterPro:IPR002401); BEST Arabidopsis thaliana protein match is: cytochrome P450, family 96, subfamily A, polypeptide 12 (TAIR:AT4G39510.1); Has 27924 Blast hits to 27854 proteins in 1456 species: Archae - 45; Bacteria - 2340; Metazoa - 10567; Fungi - 6003; Plants - 7899; Viruses - 3; Other Eukaryotes - 1067 (source: NCBI BLink).) codes for the protein MASISLFEASIAIFCFIILHFFLGNWPVLGMLPGLLLEFHRIYDFSVEVLENSDLTFPFKGPWFTGMDMLFTVDPTNIHHIMSSNFSNYTKGPDFKQVFDVFGDGILTTDDSELWKNLKKASLVMLNHQGFQKNGTVVDLQDVFKRFMFDTTLVTVTGSADPRSLSIEMPEVEFAKALDHVGEGIMHRHVRPRLLWKLQKCVGFGQEKKFSKADATLNQACAKYILEKREETRSQGFDYHSNGSESEDILTYHIKIDTTKYELLNPSDDKFLRDTILAFVLAGRDTTASALTWFFWLLLENPQVVTKIRQEINTSNGGQEKPSCEPMEYLNNLVYLHGALYEAMRLYPPVPFERMSPIKPDVLPSGHKVDSSMKILIFIYALGRMRAVWGEDASEFKPERWLSETTSLRHEPSFKFLAFNAGPRSCIGKQLAMTLMKIVVVEILQNYDIKVVKGQKKIEPAPGPILRMKHGLRVTLTKKC
- a CDS encoding F-box/RNI-like superfamily protein produces the protein MITGDSIDGMDFISSLPDEILHHILSSVPTKSAIRTSLLSKRWRYVWSETPSLSIDCRRADPNSIDKTLSFFSAPKITSFHLHTTLLNRIDSVNGCIEFAISHNAEKLSLESRDYRVRNYKFPDFFYTNSSVKQLFVDSGSVHLIPRCTVSWTSLKNLSLSNCTLSDESFLKILSGSPLLESLELLYCAEYMCLDLSQSQHLRRLEIDRSDWFMGPTKIVAPHLHCLRLRHSRLPCSLVDVSSLTEADLNIYFGDLKTVTAGFLQHNVVKMLQMLQNVEKLTIGGTFLQMLSLAALCGVPFPTLKVKTLTLETMIIRSVIPGITKLLRYTPGLRKLTIHTVKCSSISVGIFTMKPLLLSFTYMIIVTMTK
- a CDS encoding F-box/RNI-like superfamily protein (F-box/RNI-like superfamily protein; FUNCTIONS IN: molecular_function unknown; INVOLVED IN: biological_process unknown; LOCATED IN: cellular_component unknown; EXPRESSED IN: 24 plant structures; EXPRESSED DURING: 15 growth stages; CONTAINS InterPro DOMAIN/s: F-box domain, cyclin-like (InterPro:IPR001810), F-box domain, Skp2-like (InterPro:IPR022364); BEST Arabidopsis thaliana protein match is: F-box/RNI-like superfamily protein (TAIR:AT5G02930.1).), translating into MITGDSIDGMDFISSLPDEILHHILSSVPTKSAIRTSLLSKRWRYVWSETPSLSIDCRRADPNSIDKTLSFFSAPKITSFHLHTTLLNRIDSVNGCIEFAISHNAEKLSLESRDYRVRNYKFPDFFYTNSSVKQLFVDSGSVHLIPRCTVSWTSLKNLSLSNCTLSDESFLKILSGSPLLESLELLYCAEYMCLDLSQSQHLRRLEIDRSDWFMGPTKIVAPHLHCLRLRHSRLPCSLVDVSSLTEADLNIYFGDLKTVTAGFLQHNVVKMLQMLQNVEKLTIGGTFLQMLSLAALCGVPFPTLKVKTLTLETMIIRSVIPGITKLLRYTPGLRKLTIHTVKCSSISVGIASQ
- a CDS encoding F-box/RNI-like superfamily protein (F-box/RNI-like superfamily protein; CONTAINS InterPro DOMAIN/s: F-box domain, cyclin-like (InterPro:IPR001810), F-box domain, Skp2-like (InterPro:IPR022364); BEST Arabidopsis thaliana protein match is: F-box/RNI-like superfamily protein (TAIR:AT3G28410.1); Has 2251 Blast hits to 2211 proteins in 27 species: Archae - 0; Bacteria - 2; Metazoa - 0; Fungi - 0; Plants - 2247; Viruses - 0; Other Eukaryotes - 2 (source: NCBI BLink).); translation: MITGDSIDGMDFISSLPDEILHHILSSVPTKSAIRTSLLSKRWRYVWSETPSLSIDCRRADPNSIDKTLSFFSAPKITSFHLHTTLLNRIDSVNGCIEFAISHNAEKLSLESRDYRVRNYKFPDFFYTNSSVKQLFVDSGSVHLIPRCTVSWTSLKNLSLSNCTLSDESFLKILSGSPLLESLELLYCAEYMCLDLSQSQHLRRLEIDRSDWFMGPTKIVAPHLHCLRLRHSRLPCSLVDVSSLTEADLNIYFGDLKTVTAGFLQHNVVKMLQMLQNVEKLTIGGTFLQMLSLAALCGVPFPTLKVKTLTLETMIIRSVIPGITKLLRYTPGLRKLTIHTVKCSSISELHLNDYLRKHSLNQRQCWRSKDSVFPGSLETISMLASKHAESNLVALFMERLLKSTKSLETMVVLLVDYLDALGFEELLAMATTLSHNNDVSVLIKRSYIKYVSNTFPQR